A stretch of DNA from Elephas maximus indicus isolate mEleMax1 chromosome 21, mEleMax1 primary haplotype, whole genome shotgun sequence:
ataaggattacagccaagaaaacactatggggcagttctgctgtgtcacacgGGTTCTTTATGACttggaattgtcttgatggcacacaaaacaatatatgtaacaaaacatctgccaattcaacaatttttacatgtttaaTTCAGTGACGTCGATTACATTTGTCAtgatgtgcaaccattaccactgtcCTTTTTCCTAtcgttccaccaccattaacagaaactcagtactcatTCACTCTTGACGTTACTTTTCACAAGCTCCATATCCTAGGGACAGTATGCTCCTCCCAGCCTGCTAATGTAGCTCTCTTTTCCCACCTCTTCCTTTAAATCTCCCTAGTTTGATAAAAATACACCAACTGCCTCCTTTCAGCTTCCCTAATTTGCATGTGAAACCACCACCCCTCTCTTGCAGAAACACTACCCTAATTTTAGATTTATTCTCACCCTTAACCCCTAAGTGCCTTTACCTCTTGCCTGTGCATTTGGATGCCATGATTTTATGCCTCACCGTCATGTGATTGTTCTACTTTTCCATATTTTAGGTAAAGTAAAGGTTGAGGGATGAGCAGAGAAGCCAAAGGCTGGAATAGGCTGAAGTTGGAGATGAAGTTGGGTAGGATTCCCGGACCAGGAAGAGGAGGCCGACCGCAGTTGGAAACACAAGccaacagttgttgttgttgttaattgccattgagattgctccgactcgtggtgacctggTGTTAATAGACTGAAACATTGCTCTGTCTTGTGCCAgcttcgtgatcattggtatgtttgaatcctcTGTtgaggccattgtgtcaatccatgttacTGAGGACTGACATCTAATTCCCCcacttttgctgactctctaattTAACTTTTCAagccgaagtctcaccatccttagcAGACTTCAAAATTGGGAGATCTGGTCTGAGAATCAGAGACCGAGGGGAAGACAGAAAACCAGGTAGGACTGACTACATGGGCCCAGGAACCAGGATGAACATACCGACAGTGCAGTTCTGGACTGCTGTGTGTGAAAACTTACTAAGTTTTATCCCCTTGCTCATCTTCTATGGAGAGACAATAAAAAGGATTTTAGCTGACATTTACTGATGGCTTCCCGTGGGTTTGACTGAGCCAAGAGCTATACATACGTTATCTTATTTAAACTGACcacttctgtatttttgttgttccCATTTTAAATATTAGAATACTGAGGCTTATAGAGGTTAAATAACTCACCCAAGGACACAGAGGTagtaagaggcagagccaggacttcAAATTTTGTGTTTAGCTCTGAACGGGCATAGTCAATAGTGTCAAGCAAAGCAATCCTGAGTTCATAAgatcttcttttttatgtttccTATTCCTGTTGTTCTAAAATAAGTTTTACAAGACCAGCATCCTCTGGCTGCTGACACAGTCCCTGAGGCTCAGAGGCTTCCTTCACTAACACAGATGCCCATGATCCCCAGGCCAGAGCAGAAGTGCATttaagcaggacaagatggccccAGCAAGCAACcgaaataaagaatcagatgaccttctggtagaagaaacaGCAGTGGAAATAACTAATacgaaattcaaaagactaatatttagggctctccaagagattaggaaagagatcaaggaaaacgcagacaaaatcatagaaaacacagacaaagcaatagaagaacttaagaaaataatacaagagcaaaacatcaaaataaataattagaaattatacaaaaacagcaactagaaatcagtttcagaaatggataactcaatagaaggtttaggAGCGGATTTGAAACACTGGAGGACAGAATCAGCGAGGCTGAAAACAAATCTATGTgtgaggaaaaattagagaaaagaatgaagaaaacctaagaattatatgggacacaataaaagcaaaaatttgcacatgattAGAGTTGCAGAACAGGGGGAACAGGACATTTCTTATCTCTCCAAGAACTTCCACCTTTCCCAAATAGTCCCAACACTTGGCACTTACTGTCCCTGCTGAGCTTCCTTTCATTGTTTTACCATAGTTAGCGGCTGATTATACTGCATGCATACAGTCACCACTATGATTCTCTCTTAGCCTTAAGGTTTACCAATCCAGCCAGCTTATAAGCTTACTTAGGGAAAGAGTCGGTTTCATAGTTTCCTTGAATCCAATAAGACAGATGGAAATAAGTCTTCAATGGCAGTTCATAGAAATGAAAGAACTATACATCACTGATGATAGAACTTAACATGATGGTGAGAGGATCAAGTTGAACACTTTCTCCTGGACTGTTATCTTTTTAGATGGAATTTAGTTGTGTACAATATACTAGGTAaacctgttgagtcgattctgactcatagtgagaccctataggacagagcagaactgccccgtagggtttccaaggtactgatacaaaaaataaattttatcatgACTTACTGTACTATTATCTCAAAAATcacaaatcaatagaaaaaaagacatcattaTTTACTTGAGCCCTAATAAACTCTTCAATATTAAAATGAGTCAAATTTGAATACCACTTTACATACGGTTCAAAGTGTGTCATATTTAATATCTCGTTATAATTACACATTACTGAATTTGAGAGAGGAGATGGGTGTACAGGCTGTCTAATGCAATCCCCACCTTATGTAAGTGAAGACCTTGAGGCTTATAGAGGTTATGTGATTTCGCTGTTAGGAACCATCAAAGgctagatgtttacctgtgttttattgactatgcaaaggcatttgactgtgtggatcataacaaattatggataactttgagaagaatgggaattccagaacacttaattgtgctcatgaggaacctttacatagatcaagaggcagttgttcggacagaacaaggggatactgactggtttaaagtcagaaaaggtgtgcgtctgggttgtattctttcaccatacctatttaatctgtatgctgaacaaataatccgagaagatggactatatgaagaagaacggggcatcaggtttggggaaagactcattaacaacctgtgttatgcagatgacacaaccttgcttgctgaaagtgaagaggacttgaagcacttactaatgaagatcaaaaacgacagccttcagtatggattgcacctcaacataaagaaaacaaaaatcctcacaactggaccaatgagcaacatcatgataaatggagaaaagattgaagttgtcaaggatttcgttttacttggatcgacaatcaacagccatggaagcagcagtcaagaaatcaaaagacatattgcattgggtaaatctgctgcaaaggacctcttcaaagtgttgaagagcaaagatgtcaccccgaaggctaaggtgagcctgacccaagctgagatattttcaatcgcatcatatgcatgtgaaagctggacaatgaataaggaagaccgaagaagagttgacacctttgaattgtgttgttggcaaagaatattgaatataccatggactgccaaaagaacgaacaaatctgtcttggaagaagtgcagccagaatgctccttagaagcaaggatggtgagactgtgtcttacatactttggacatgttgtcaggagggatcagtccctggagaaggacatcatgtttggcagagtacagggtcagcggaaaagaggaagaccctcagtgaggtggattgacacagtggctgcaacattgagctcaagcataacaacgattgtaaggatggcacaggaccgggcagtgtttcgttctgttgtgcatagggtcggcatgagtcggaaccgactcaacggcacctaacaacaacaccccaTTGCAGTGTTCCTTCCCCACGCTGCTGTTCCCACAGACCCCTCAATCTCCCCCGGAAGCTCACTGAGCTTGGTGGGAAGAAAACACagcctcagagaagttaagtgacacTTGCTCAAGGTGACAAAGAAAGTCAGTGGTAGCAGCAGGTTATGAGTGTAAGAGTCCTGATTCCTGGTCTCTACTTTCCATCACGCCCACCCTAGCCCACTAAGTCTTATCTTCCTGAGCCAGTTAGAGATTGCCCTCTCTGTGGTCTCAGCGCGGCCATGTGGACTTCAGCCCACTAACAGGAGAGAACCATTCCATATGTGACTGACTGAAAATACCAGAAAATGCTGGGAACCTTTgtcttgtctgtgtgtgtgtgtgtcttttaatattctctattttgtcttcctttttctggtggaaaaaaaaaaatcagattgttAAGAGATTTCTCCCGTTTAAAgaccagaaaagaaaataaggagTAGCTTTCATTCCGCACAGTGTAACAGACTATGTATGTTAGAAAGCTGTgagacggaaaaaaaaaaaaaaaaactataaatttccAGGTGAAATATTACATAGTATTTCTTGGCTCTTCAGTCTCATAAAACACAAATCCAGCTCCAGCCACCTTTCAGTACCATTAAGCTAGCACTCAGACCCACCATGGACCTGGCCTGCTCATGCTGAGCAGGGAAACTGGTAACCAAGGGTAAATGTCAATGAAGTTTGATTATTTAAAACAGTTActtaaggaagaaagagagagggagagggtgcgagagggggaaggaagaaggtgaggggagaagggaggatgCAGCCAGAGTACTGGACAGCAGTCAGCTGTgagccagtgtgtgtgtgtgtacgtgcctTCAACGTGTGGGCTCCCACACACGTGCGTGCAGAGCCGAGTCATTCTAAGGTCCTTCTGTCATCCCGGAGAATTGTGGAGCTAGTGATTaacttaagttttttttaagttaaaaatgcTTGTTAAAATATCAGGGATAATCACTGAGCGCTTTCATTATTCAGTGTTGCtgaatgaagaattttttttttttaatttttattgtgctttaaagtttacaaatcaagtcagtctctcacacaaaaacttatatacaccttgctacgtactcccaattgctttccccctaatgaggttgcacgctccctccctccactatctcttttcatatccatttgccagcttctaaccccctctactgtCTCATcttctccagggaggagatgccaacgtagcctcaagtgtccacctgatccaagaagctcactcctcaccagcatccctctccaactcattgtccagtccaatccctgtccgaagagttggctttgggaatggttcctgtcctggggcaacagaaggtctaggggccatgaccaccggggtccttctagtctcagtcagaccattaagtcatcttcttatgagaatttggggtctgcatcccactgctctcctgctccctcaggggttctctgttgcggtCCCAGTCAGGGCAGGcgtcagttgtagctgggcaccatctagttcttctggtctcaggatgatgtagtctctggtttatgtggccctttctgtctcttgggctcgtaattaccttgtgtccttggtgttcttcattctcctttgatccaggtgggttgagaccaattgatgcatctcagatggccgcttgctagcgtttaagaccccagatgcctctctccaaggtgatatgcagagtgttttcttaatagattttattatgccaattgacttagatgtcccctgaaaccatggcccccaaacctctgcccctgctactctggccttcgaaacattcagtttattcaggaaacttctttgcttttggtttagtccagttgtgctgacctcacctgtattgtgtgttgtctttcctgtcacctgaagtagttcttatctactatctaactagtgaataccactctctcacccccctccctcccccatctcttaatgatcaaagaatattttcttctctgtttaaattatttcttgagttcttgtaatagtagtcttatataatatttctccttttgcaactgactaacttcactcagcataatgccttccaggttcctccatgctatgaaatgtttcacaggttcctcactgttctttatcgatgcatagtattccattgtgtgaatataccataatttatttatccattcatctgttgatgggcaccttggttgcttccatctttttgctattgtaaacagtgctgcagtgaacatgggtgtgcatatatctgttcgtgtaaaggctattATTGCTCTAGGATATTGAATGAAGAACTTCTGAGCTTGCCAGGGGTTCACCACCTGACTGGCAGTCAGAAGAAGTTGTTTGTGTACTCAATCCTGGGCCATGTATAGGGTGTTAATTTGAAAAAGTaacttaacatttattgaacactagcTAATTACCAGGCACCATTCTAAGCTCTTTATAAGTATTATCTCCTTTAATCCATAGAATAACCTGATTAGATTAGTGCTTCAATTTTCCCCATGGTCCAGGGGAAGTACTGAGGAAAAAAGCTTAGAGAACGTGTCCAGGGCACACAGCTGGGAAGCCGAGATGCTGGGATTTTGGCACTGATAGACATGTTCTAGAGGGCTcacttttaatcactgtgctcTATTACTTTAGCAAAATCTTTACATGACAATGAAAAAGTCTGGCAGGGCAGTCGAGAACCTGTGTGCCTTTGAAATGGCTCCGGACCTCCCTCCTCTCTGTTCTCCTGTGCCTGGTCCTGGAGCCACATCTAGGAACCTGCAGCTGCACACAGCAGAACATGAAACCCTTTGCCCTGGTTTCACAGGTGCTGTCTTATGCTGGAAGGAgacccggtggtacagtggttaaagcgcttggctgctaactgaaaggtcagtggtttgaacccaccagccacactgagacagaaagatgtggctatctgcttccctaaagatttacagccagaaaatcctgtggggtcagttttcctctgtcctttagggttggtataagttggaatcaactcaaggtaACGGGTTTGAGTTTTGGCCTTATGCCCTGGAGCCCCTTTCTGGGTGATGTGAGCAGTTCACATGCTTAACTGATACCTGAAAAGTTGGggattccagtccacccagaggcacctgagaaggaagggctggctgtctacttctgcagAGTCATCCACTGAGaatccagttctgctctgacacgcgtggggtcgccacgagtcacaGTCAGCGCAGCGCAGCTGGCTTACCCAGAGCTGTAGCTGACGCGCTCTGCTCATTGCTGGGGTGCAGAGGGGAGCCAAAGGCCTCACGTTTCCTCTAAGCTGGCAAGTGCGAGTCCTCCAGAAGATCACTTTCTCTTAAActtttatattttagtttttgaGGTTGTGGTAATAATTACAACAGTCCGTAATGACGTAAAAAAGCAAATTGATTTGTTTCCTCATAATTGAAAGGAGGCcttgtggcgcaatggttaagtgctgggctgctaatcgaaaggctggtggtttcaacccactggctccacgggagaaaggtggggcagctctgctctatccTGTCGGGCTGCTAAATGTcagcatcgacttgacagcaacaggttctcATAATTAATACATGCTAAGGACATATTTAAGCAGCTATTTTTCTTGTTACAGAATTTAAAATACCACATAGGCAGTTGTTACCTGGAGCTGAGGAACCAGATCAGGTGTCTAGGAGATTTGGGCACAAAACCCTGTCCCTACCATTTCTCTGGGCTCAGCattctctgtctttctgtcttttcTCGTAGCTTCTTACAGGGATTTGGCTTTTCCGCATTTCTAGGATATCCCCCTCTTTTATACTGAGAGTGTCCCTGGGGAGTAagcggttaatgtgcttggctgctaaccaaaacattggaggttgaagtccacccaaggtgcctgggaagaaaggcctggcaatctacttcggaaaggtcagccattggaagccctatggaacacagttctgctctgctgcacatcgggtcgccatgagttagggtccacttgatggcaactggttcttaCTATTCTTTCCTATAAAGAAGCCACAGAGATAGGTAGTTAGCAACTTCCCGGCTGGTGCGGAGGTGTGCTCACAGGCCTAAGAGCAGACATGGACTGTTAGATCTAGTCTGGTTTGGATTCTAAAGCGGGCTCCACGAGTAAGACGTTCAGATTTAGCACTGCCCCTGCCTCAGCTGCCGAGGTCCTCAGTGGGCAGGAGGAGGCCACCCTGGTCTCTGCAGGGCTGCGTGCCCTGTGGGAACTGGGAAATCAAGAGGGAAGAACATCTGTGCTATGCAAGTCAGGCTGGATTTCACATTCTTGTCCCAAGAAGCATTTTCCATAATATGCAGTTACCTgagccaagctttttttttttttaattatgactgGGGTCACCCTCTTAGTCAGGGGTAAGAGCAGACAGAGATTCCCCCAAACACTtgtgttttgcatttttaaatgtcttactggttatttttcttatttcttcactTGGATTCATTTGTTCCTTTTACAAGCAAAACTTATATTTTTGATCAGTGTCCTTTCACTAAAATTAGAGAAACCATATGTCTCAGATTGTCCAGCATGGTACTGGTTTAAGGGTTTGGTTCTAGTGTAATTAATAGCATCTTTTTCACTTTAAAATGTGTCCTGATTGAATGATAAATAATATGGCAACCCTACTGAAAACTATTGTTAGGTTATGTCTTGTCTCTATGTTTGCAATAGAACTTCCACAGTACCTTTATAATTCAAAATGAATAGTAATAGGACATTTAATATTATTGGCCATAAACCTAATTACTTAAACTGCTAAATATTGAaacaaagttaatttttttcaaattagcAGAAATTAGTAAATAACAGCAtctcattgtttttctctctttattaaaGTTTAAAATGTTAGTAGTTAATAAATTATGTAAAAGTCCTAGAATTCACTGGGAGTTAAAGCAGTTTATTCTTAAAGAGAGTCTGGAATTTAAATATTTGGAGCCTTTAAAAAGTTTATATAATTTGATAAAACAGGAAACTCTCTGAGCTTTGCTTCTTATTTGATATATGATTTTAATTGTTACTGTATAACATTTTCTTAAATTACAGGAAGCCACATGTTGGAAAAAAAGATCTATCCTTTAAAATCCATCTGTGTTATAGTgtgagttttcactggcttaggAAGTGGTTCTGTGGTGACCTGCAAGCAGAATTGAGAAAAGAAAACTTTCAAGATTGATTAGCCTGAAGGAGGTGTGTGGATTTAACTCTTTAAATTGCATGCACCGTCAGTATATTtagcatatacatatattcacaAAAAGTTATTAGTAAGATCACTTTAAAATTTGTGGACTATTTTAGCAATTGTTGTGGTTGTCGTTGGTTGCTgacgagtggattccaactcaggggaaccccatgtgtgcagagcaggactgctccgtagggttttcaaggctgtgacctttggaaagcagattgccaggcctaccttccgaggtgcctctgggaggattcaaaccaccaacctttctgtgagtagttgagcacttaactgtctgtgccacccagggactcctagagttATATGAACTTCATTCAGAAACACAAACAATAATTTCAAAATTGTCATTTTAACTTCTTCCGAATTTATAACTGAACAAAAATAACCCTAAATCTAGTTACTGTTCATGTCAGGTATTACGGAGGCGGTGGGATGAGACAAAAAAAATTCTGGACTAGGAATCTTAAGAATGAAATTCTCATCCTCCTACCTCCGTATGACTTTGGACAAATCACTCACTGCCACTGAGCCGTagttttttttatccttaattATAGTAAGAACCCCtgccttagttaaaaaaaaaaaaaggttttttttttttttttttggctcaataAACTGTGAACGCCTATGGAATCATGAGGCATCATTTATTATTCCTCAGATACAAGAATTCTTACCTGTAAGTAAGTGTGAGGGGAAACAAAATAGATGTAATATTAGTTCCTTTGTAATCCTAAATCCACTTTCTAAATCCATGAACTTTTGTTGTACCTCTTTTAGGAACACAGCAACATTCAAAACACTGAAGAGGAGCTGAAATTAGTACATTGCAGCTAACACTTATTGAAGGCTTGCTTTTTGACAGGCACGAAGGATAAAATGAGTAATAAAGcacagccttccctgaccacgcCATTTAAATCGCaaccctccagcctcagtctgCCTCCTCtgaattattttcttctgttactcTTACCACCATTTAACACACTATGTAATTTACAATTTGTTTGTTTATACTTATATCCTTGCACTGGGATTCAGACTTCAATGACagaagattttgttgttgttttgtttttacacttTGGTGTCCCTGAATTACTAGCATTACTAGCACATAGCAAGCTGTCAGTGAACTTGTGTCCAGTGAACACACAGTCCTTGCCCACAGGGAGCACATAATCCAGAGGTGGAGACAGagtttctttctggtattccattgtatggcaaTGTGGCAAGCTCCGTAGTAGGATGGGTACCCATTGCTGTGCATCCATTGTAGAGGGAGAAGATGGAAAGCTTTTCAGGGAAGTGACCTTAACTTGAATCCTGAAGGATCAAAGAGAGATTTTTTTGGAGGACAAGGATGTGACAGGCATCCTAGGCAAACAGGGCAGCTTCCAAGCCGGCATGGAGATGTGACATGACCTTTTTGAGGAATGGGTACAGCTCAGTACGTGTGGAGCAGTGGTCCCGGAAGTGGGGTGTGTACATCCCAAGGGGCGCCCAAGGTAATTCACTGGGGCATCGGGGAAATGTTAGAACTTATGTTGGtctttggagaaaaaaatacaaaagcaatAAAGTCTAACAGGTGACACCAGGACTTGTGCTGGTTGAGTGTCTGAGGTGGTTGGTTGTGTGCTACGGAGGGTGTCCTGAGGGGTGTGAGGAGGACCACCAGGTGGGAGGACCACCAGGCAGAGGCCCTTTCTGTGTGGCCCTGTGCTTTCTTTTACTTTTAGGGCATTGCTCCACATTGCAGTTATGGAATGAAGACGTTCATGGAGACACTGCGTTGTGCTGTGGCTAAAGTCCTGGGTGGTCCAGGGGAGAACCCGCTCTGCACATTGAAGCTTGGCAGAAGCAAAAGTTACTCACTGTTGTGTACACAGGATACGCCTGAGATGTGTGTGGAAGATTTAAAGGTGTAACGAATGAATTGTTAAAATTGTCAGTCATCTAAATCGGGAAACTAAATCTCTACCTTTTCCCCTCAATTTGTGAAGTGACGACGTGGTGCTTCAAATCAACTATTGTTTCATTCTGAAGCTTGTTCAAGTTCATGTGAGAAAGCCCGCTATTCATCCCTTTAGGGTTCAGAAGAACATCTGGTCTTTTTAGAGGAGACCTTTTCTCTAGGAGTGTGCCTGGCTGCTCCTGCTTTGTAAATTTCCTTTTTTGGTGTTATATTTGCTTTCACGAAGCCTTGGAAGTATAAATTAAAGTTCTTCGAAAGAGTAAATATAGCTGCAACACATACTAATTTGCAAAGACAGCCTTTCAGTACGAGACAAAGTAAAAGAGGTGATTGCGAAGCCGCAATTATGGGGTCCACACTGAGAACATGG
This window harbors:
- the LOC126064890 gene encoding uncharacterized protein LOC126064890, producing MGIPEHLIVLMRNLYIDQEAVVRTEQGDTDWFKVRKGVRLGCILSPYLFNLYAEQIIREDGLYEEERGIRFGERLINNLCYADDTTLLAESEEDLKHLLMKIKNDSLQYGLHLNIKKTKILTTGPMSNIMINGEKIEVVKDFVLLGSTINSHGSSSQEIKRHIALGKSAAKDLFKVLKSKDVTPKAKVSLTQAEIFSIASYACESWTMNKEDRRRVDTFELCCWQRILNIPWTAKRTNKSVLEEVQPECSLEARMVRLCLTYFGHVVRRDQSLEKDIMFGRVQGQRKRGRPSVRWIDTVAATLSSSITTIVRMAQDRAVFRSVVHRVGMSRNRLNGT